The DNA sequence CTGTGCATAAATTCTTGAATGGGAGAGATGGTGGACAGCCGATAAAACAAGAGAGAGGGAGGAGGCGATTCAAATCTGTTAGGGCTCTTCAGTTGAAAGCCTTTGCAGTTCCGTTTAATTATTATCTTTTGCCACTTataatatcatactcataattTTAATCAAAGGCAAactcataaatttcttccagaAAATTATTCTCACCATGTATAATATTGGTAATGATGATGTCGTTTGTAGAAGACTCGAGTCTTCCTCATACAAATCCTTTTGGAGTTGCTGTAAATCAccaaagaaaataatattacagAGGTGAAAATAAAGGAGGAGAAGAGACGACAATATGAAAATTAGGTTTTGTGTGTTCATAACtttattatttgtaaattttttgttttaattctaTGATTTTAGATGAAAATGTTCGTCAAAATTCTTAAACCATCACTTTGTTGTGAAAAGCTCGGACACTATTAATaatcttaaaattaatattaagtgaaAGAGgagaatataattttaaaaagagtTAATTGCGCATATCAActtcatttttaaaatattgatgAATTTCTCTTTGCTTATTTTATTCCCTCAAATACCGTTAATTGTtacattatttttgaaatgtacATACTCAAATTAAAAACTATTTACCCCTGGCTATTGTTTTGtatgctttttcttttcctgtttttttttctctggCCTAGTTAGTagctaaaacttttttttttgtgtaaataAAGGTGacagtattatatatatacacatatatattttttttttaaaaacttcaaaaagttttttCAGCTAAaccatttattattttgacttaaaaATTGCaccattataatttattttttatgatgatCATTTTGATATGTGAgaagcatatatttttttgcCACTACAGAAACAAATGACCCGAAAAAGTaacttttaagtttcttttctaTGTAtctagttaacaaaaataatcCAACTTTCAACTTAAACCAAATTTATATATCAACCAATTTTATAAGTTACTAAGTAATAAGCTTATACACTTAACTTATTTTGTAACAATTTTAATATgtttctaaaataaatatatggcAATCACATAGTACTTTAAATTCAATACAACAACATCACAAgttattctatattttttaaaattaattacatcTTTGCATGTAAATATCAAATTGTTTAGGGAATTATTGTTGTTGGTTATCTAAAACATCATAtgagttacattaaaaaaaaataatctcaaTGTATcttaaactataaaataacataatatagcttgaaaatataaaaaagaaacaaaaaagatTCTTTTAATATTAATCGTAATTTTTTAGAGACAGAAAAACATATGTTTCTCACAcattaaaatgattattttattatttatatatgaataaaattctaaaataaattttttaatagagAAATAACCAATTGATATCTTATTCACATTAAAAGTAACTAAAAGGTTACTTTTTCAAAACTCCCAAAAAAGCGAAAAATTTCTGAAAAcgagatttttcattttcggtaATTTTTTTGGAATTCGGTATGTATGCTGACGTGGCACAACGgtatttgtgcaaataattttcttaaaggtatttttataaataaaattattttcaagtataatattgaaaaaaccCCTTTTAAAAATCCTATTGAAGCAATACATTTTGGGAAGgttgaaatatatgtatttgtaaatTATACATTCATCCTATTGAAGCAATACATTTGGGAAGGTTGAAAATATGTATATGTAAAGTctagatttttatatatattatttttattattcttatcATTATACGAAATTTACATAAGGCtcaatttttattgttattttattgcttagagttaaaactttaaatttctaaaattaagAGATCATTTATAATTCAACAACGATAattcaaatttgaaaaagatatttgttaatatttaattttttaataaataaatttaaactaataaacatattcttcaaataaaaaatatttctagGTAAACCACATTAattcttttttctctttctttcttctatttttataatttatattaattaataataaacaaaaaaaaatattactaacaAAACCGCATAACCATATTCACTAACAAAATCATtacaatattataatttattttgattactattaattacaatattaattaattatcaaaaaatcatattaaactactatattttttttttcaaaaatatcttaataattaaatattttttaagaacaatctaaaaaaaatacgtatactattttattaaatatatatttttaatttaaatttgtttattgatgattcaaaaaataaaatttaaataagaaaattattttatatttcataaagaacaaaattcaaataagaacaatttttaaaaaatcataaattattttattaaatatctattttagattaaaaaaaataaaattcaaataagtattttatattttttttaatactaagCATTCATTTAAAAAGTGCATCCATATATGTATATCTATGTATCGATGGTGGAGGCGATGGGGTGGGCTCAGGATCTCGATACCATCTATTTCCTCGTTTCTTTCATGCCCGCCTCTCATCTCCTTATCTCTCTCTGTCTTCTTCAGGTGACCAAAGGGATCTCGGTACGTaccttttattttgaaatgagtaGTCTCTTTTACCATTTCtattttgttttatgttttcCTCTCTCCCCAATctattttagtgttttttttttttttgttgtttctttTAATAAAACTGTAGAATAATAAGTTGTATACATTTGAGACTTTCATTCTGGATTTAAACAAGTTGGACGTTTTACAGtagtttttctttcattttgatATTCTTAGTCGCTCAAAGTTTCTTTTCCCTGATTTTCTTGCTTGTGAATTAGGAATGTATATTAATTTGATTTGGGTTTTAAAATGTAAACATGATATATCCCTAATTTTTCTATTGAAAAATAACATACCTGTACtagaaatcttttttttttaaaaaatttaaaatatgataattaataataattttaatctattaaaaaaCGTAATAATAGTTTTAATAATAGGAATAGGATTTTAATCTATTCTGACTTTCTATGACTATGagtcttttatttttgtgcaagTGTTTCTTGACTTGAGACATTTATGCTCATGAGGCAAGGCTTTTTCAGAAGTGAAGTGAAGGAAGGAGAAAAGGTTATgaggtaataatttttttttaaatgtcaaaaacTCTTTGTTCCATCCTTTAAGAGGGTGTGGATTTTCCAGAACCTAAACGTGCATCCTTTTTATGTATGTGTATACTtagatatacatatacatatacatacatgggtatgctcttaatgggtattacccatgcatgggtattttattcttgaccattggatcaaatatctaatggttgatatttataatcattaattaaatattaaaaaattaatatttcctattttgttattctctatattcctaaaatagataaaactattaatagaaataaaaaatttataaatggaattgttatttaaaaaataaaacacattaaaaaaaactaacaaactattttttttaataaaaatcattctaaagattaagaagaaaaaaagtgtatatttatctaaactagaattctaaattgcattactgaaaacaaaaaaataataattttaagctttaaactgtaatacatataaaatgtataagattttttctaaaactaaaatctttaatttcataataattaacaattatttatatgtttttatttttcaaaaaaaatacttgagcttaccaaaatctataagaacaaaagcaataaaaaaaaatttaacaaaaaaaaaaatgaaggaagaaaaaagtgtcataaacattattgaataatagcaattgccaacacaagaatttcagcacaaaaaattatatttgacccctaaacaagattatcatcttccaatcctaaaaatataaataatgaacaatacctcattagttattctaggagaatgatgcatggtaatatcaaaaaatcattggatgataataatatttctctaacaatgatagcctaagtaagaactaagaagtattgtagcgttttatttttaagagtatgaataatattaagacaattggattccacaataaagctcttattctcctaataaaaaaaacacattaatatacatgtaaatgatttttagttttacaataataaattattaataaactcacaatttcataaaataataaagtagtaatttcaaactattagttgtaattattatttccaattttataaaaaaataaatataattttttttttaaataattgttagaaacttgccataaaaagttattagattgttaccttattaattttttgtagttcccatcaatgggtattacccattaagaagtgtcccatacatacatatatatagttacttaTTAGACTAGAAAATCAAGTTTGTTCCAAGTTCTTTATTCCGTAGCTCAATTGGTTAGGATTCAGGGTGGCAGGGGTAGGAGTTGACAATTATGAGATAAGCATAAGTATTTGATCTCACTTAACAATAGTGTGTTGTACCAAGTGCTTAATTGTTTGGTCCGTGACCTGACTTGGTAGTAAACTTTGGCCTCTTTGATTATAATAAGGAAGATAATGCCTATACTTATTCTCTTACTCTGCTGGATGTAAATTTGTGATTGAGTTCATGGTGGTTTTGAGTCTGTCTTATTTTTAGCTCTTGTGTTTGTTAATTTGTTGGAgcatataatataaatttcatgTACTATAGATTACAATCCTGGTCAAAAATGATTGCTTTATAATCGTTTAATAAACTCAATAGTCCAATATCATCAAGATCAtccaacataaaaaaaaaaaaggaaaaaaacaaaggaaagaaaagaagaaCACTGAAAAGAAAAATCTTATACGAATACCTCTACCTATGATTATAATTGCATCCTATGTAGCCAACATCAGATTTCACATCTATGGGTAAGATATTGGTTATTTATCAATATCTTACCACAATTTTTGCATCGTTTGTCGTGTTTATGATTATTCTTATATTTgtaatattaacaaaaaaataaaatgtttttggagatttttttataattattatgcgggagttgttttaaatttttaaatagtttcttatattattttttttaaaatttaaaatatgataattaataataattttaatctattaaaaaaCGTAATAATAGTTTTAATAATAGGAATAGGATTTTAATTAGGAAATATATATAGCCAAAATCCATGTACTTATCGTCATCTCTCATTAATTCTCTCCgactttatttatataaatatatatatatcctacAAATTTTCAAAGTTTTATTCTTAAATCtagatacatataaatatatattagacTGAAATTATACACCCTGATCAATTAAGGGCCATCTAGCAGTTTTACCTGACAAGGATTTGATACATACGgttgcttaattattaattattttcaagaaATTGAGGTACATGTGTGTGTTCATCTTtaaggttttgttttttttttaataacatcTTTAAGGTTTTTGTGGTCCGGTTAATTACAATGAATTAATTTAGtatcattaaattaatatatattatatatattagaataTAGCTAacattgaaatttaatttgtgAGTTTGCCTTTGATTAAAATTATGAGTATAAAATATGGAGTTTCAAATTTGAATGTTTTCAAATTATCTATTTaccattttaatttaatgaagaatttatattttctttttactttctctttcttaaattttaaatatttgaatgttaattttttgatagaaaactcaatttttaagaAGATGACAATGTCTCTTACTAAAAAGAAACAGAAGACAATCACAGTACACCCAGGTATATCCTCGTTattctatttatatacatatatatgctcAAAATAATAATGCCTTTAATATTCTACTTTCTATTATTTTCTCTATAATTATaaatactaaattttaaaatatttttcatacaagaaaaaaaaaaaagtatagctAATTTtgatgtataatatatattttattctattttttagaTTGGGCTAGATTACCATGCCATCTTCTTGATTTAATTTTGGAAAAATTGGAGTCTTTCAAAGATATTCTACGATTTTATGGTGTGTGTGTTTCATGGAATTCTATAGTAAAACACAATAAAACTAAATGCTTGATGAAGACTTCACACCAAGTTCCCATGCTTATGGTTCCTAATAGAAAACAACATACTTGGGATATGTATGATCCAATGACTAATAAGTTCAAAGAAATATCTAAATTACATATACCTTATGATAAGCGTTTTGGAGGATCATCACAAGGATGGCTAGTAACTGTGAATCGTGATTTCACGGTTACACTATACAAGCCTTACTCTACAGATCATGATAGTGCAATCATCAATCTTCCGTGTTTGTTTCCTCCAGAAGTTGAAGATGGGGATCTTGAAGGATTGGAAGATATGAGAGAATATTGTGATCAACATATTTACAAAGCGACAATCACTGCAGATCCATTAATAAATCCAAATGATTATATGGTTGTGGtcatttatttacattgttgGAAAATAGCCATTATAAGTCCCGGGAGAGATAATATTTGGAGAAAAATTGATCCAGATGAAGAAATATTTAGTGATATATTGTTCAATAgcaataagttttattttcttaatcataaTCATGACACTCTTTCATCTTATGATAGTCGTGAGCCATACTGTGGTACAAAAGTAACTTGGAATAATTCTGACAATTGGTTTGGTATCAAGTCTTATATTGTGAAGTCATTTGAGGGAGATATTTTACAAGTGTTAAGACGTTGTGAATGGAAAGATAGTTTGACAATACGACGTACTAcaaaagtaaatatttttaaattggaTTTTGTTGATGGAGGAGTAAAAAGGGTTATAGTTAAAAGTCTAGGAGATGCTGCTCTCTTTCTAGGAGATAACTCTTCAATATATGTGCGTGCATCAAACTTTCTTGGATGTAAATCAAATTGCATCTATTTCAGTCATGACACTGATTTAATCTCATACGGTCCTCAGGGAGTTCCTTGTGATTGTGGCATCTACAATCTCGGAGATAACAGctataaaaaatttacattattATTAGATGATGAAGAATCAAcaataatttcaaaaatggaggCCCAACCACCCATATGGATTCAACCTATCTTGAATTtatgatttatattttttttattatttaattaatattgatattattgGCACGACTACTATGCAGGGGTCCACCCAAGTATTGGACAGCTTGGGCCATTGCACAAGGCTCCCTCTTTTTTAAGAcctactttctttttttttttttgttctttttttgaaaaaaagcctatttttctactttttcGAGAAATTATAGTAAACAGTCCCAATTCATAAGACTATGTTAATAAATGTTCTCATTTCAAAACTTGTAGCAAATGActcttttaaattatttattatgtatattgtcttattccatatataaaaaaaaaaatcaataatttttttttcatatttttttttataattagaagcaaattacttaatgattatagtatatctatattagttttgttaaaatattttttatttgaaacttatgtcgattttttaatttttgatgagCTGTTGTGGGTTGTTGGTATATGGATTTTGTTGTACAATATATTTctgttttattgtatagtatattatcattcttagatgatatttattttttattttgctataTATAATCGtactatataattttattagcataatacaaatattttaatgtatgtatataattttattactatagtatatatatgtaattattatttttatatattttaattgtatgatatatgtttattttaaataatatttagttaGTTTCTATTTTACTATATACAATGGTGGTATATAATCTTATTgtcatagtatatatattttaattgtggtatataatttggtcAGTAtagtatacacatatatatatattattattattattgttagtatatatattttgatgaatagtttatatattttttgttatacgacatatcattttttttaaataatatttatattttattttctattgtatttttgttgacatgatatatatttttattagcatcttatatattttattttaatttgttgttatcaattatatatacatttcaattgtaaggtatatattttttgttatataatatttaaattttattatatagtatatcattttattttagatcgtgcatgtttaatttctattttattatatataaatgggatatataattttacaagCATGGTATGATTATTTTatggtggtatataatttttttaatataatatatacaatttttttcaataatattatatttttctttttattgtaggtatatatatattttattgtatagtatatagtttttgttgtaaagcccgcttagttaatttggaaaattagcagttatttatgttaatcaggaaattatttatagctatttaaataatttatcattattatttatggaattcagatatgcataattatgttatcagcagtttttatatttcgcatttccggtgtccggtatttggaacgcggcgtttggctcagtagaaatcacaacttagtatgttagtattttggggacgggttttagacattgggaatgtcgggaatggccgggaatttagaatgtcccaaaaatacccctttagtatgattttagtgattttatggtggaggggcaaaatggtctttttgccccattagtgttttgttttatgtgatttattaaatggaaaaataagtatttattttattaaatattggctgaaatgagtttaaTTAAATGGTATTAAAtgacttttcttttattttacaacacttagaaaaattccaaaaaaagtttcaaactctctctttctttctcttccatTTTCGGCCAGCCTTGAGCAGCTAGGAGAAGgtgtttttcctttgattttggctggttattcTTCATCCTTTAAGGTCTATTGCAactaggttggttcatgtctctttccctctttaaattcttgaagaaaatgtgtgaaaatgtgatttgcatgttggatttttatgttgttgttgctgctgtaatctagtgattattttgtgtttaagcatgttagtttagggttgttttgatgcttgattactaggttgagcatgctagatgaaaatgtgtgaaaattgatgatttttgtgagaaaatgccatgttttgtttctgtgaattgctggaggttgttgtttgttttcagaggttatattatgctagtttaggttgattttagttggtttgcatgctggttttagtggtttgctcaagcttgagtttggaactcaaagcttgagctccaatggtgaaatttgcttgtgaggtttctgggtaggtttgaggccttggaatggtcatttgggacctatgtaggaggtctggaaagtttgggatcaattgggttcgaattggtcaagttatgagaatttttggttgctgcctgcgaggaaccggaattccggttgagcatccggaattccggatgggggttcagatttttccagaaccggaattccggttgggcaaccggtcttccggttggggattttccagaaccctagttttcctcgtttttgggtttttaggggtattgccatgctttttatcgatagggaaacttttagtttcaagttttagtccccgggaagtgatttagcgtgtcacttatagcgttgtggtttttatggtttaggagccagtaatccgccgttcagcttcagttccagtcaggttgaccggcacacctgaaatcggaatccaggtaagattagtataacagtatgcatatgtagattacatgtttagcgtgcatgtaggaagcctgttagattacattagatatgtatttaggcttcgaaccacccaaccctgtcacgtcggtacaggctggagtatgaccagcagccggagtatgaccggttcgaccgatcaggctgacactggttggtggttcagtgctattgacctatcccgtcggtacaggctggagtatgaccagcagccggagtatgaccggttcgaccgatcaggaggatacttgtcaatagtaccgtcccctgaacgttcaaaactcagtaccatgttggacatggcagtagtgctcagtaccatgttggacatggcagtagcgggactcagtatcgtgttggacacggcagtcagttttatgtatgatattattatgcttttcttgctgagtctgtcgactcacagtttacgttgcatgtgtaggtaaaggcaaggcagttgctgatggaccgtgagcgagcttatgggattgtacatgtcggggcggttaggcctggagcgtacgatcctcgggacagcacggctgagattttgtaattgtcgttagacgactttattttgatgtaaaagttgaacagtgaaaacgtttgtaaatatttttataaatcgggatcccgagactttttgcaaaatggtttataagattaatgaaaaagcaaaattttaattaatcacgtttttccataaacctcgttgattagcaacgagctgcacagtacgtttaaaaatcacgtaatacgcctaagttagttagggtgttacaacttggtatcagagccgccaggttgtcttccgaagatcgtcacgtcatgtacaatcatcatcagcagttagctcggttcacggttcagtaagcctttattgctttagtagtttattttattcagttatgaaaaaagaaaagcctgttagggagcatgttagtagcctgatagtagaataggcgcatgtttcatttctaatttccaaattaagcggcattagtaagctcgccttgaatacgacctgatatgccaactcttggtttcgcaggcggttctaactagatggacgccaggcggactaccaggagtcgaggcaactcagtggggtcgaatcagggagagggagctcggtttcccccacctgctaggggccgaggtagaggtccccgaggcagggctcgtggtcggggtgatgagaacccgccacgggcGCCTGTGCTCCCCCAGCTCGATCGAGAGCCCCGAaccgggagttgcggtttgcggagatgcaagccagggATCGAAGAACGGGACCTCGAGATTCGCAGGTTGAGACAGCGGGGTGCTCCCGGCAGCCTCTGTGCCGCAGTTCCAAAGTGGCACcgcccccgccgcctgtgccgagatggtagtggcggcccatagattggagcctttgtatgagaggttccggaaacaagcacctccggtattcctgggaggtccagatgtgtcgaaagccgagcagtggcttacggtgatcaccagaatcttgaactttatgggtgtcaccggcaacgacagagtggtgtgtgccacattTCAgctccaggaggatgccctggtatggtgggacatggtgtctcagattcatgatgtcaccaccatgacttgggagaggttccaggaacttttcaacgcgaagtactacaacgaggcggttagaagcgccaagagaaaggaattcgttcacctgacccagcgggagaacatgagtgtcactgagtatactactcagtttgaccggttggcgaggttagcctcgggaattgtgccgaccgacttcagcagaaaggagaagtatctggacgggttgcatcccaagatcaggcatgacctgatgattaccacagacgacagcaccacctacgctcagatggtggagaaggcactgcgagctgagggcgcagtggggtgcatgtcagagtcagctagtactccggttggtggcggagctcctacccctcctgcatcaggcttcagcagggggagtagtggttcggccattgatcagaggaagagggcacccactgcttccggcggctcgagtcagaacaagaggttccgggggaaccagaacagagggagtcgtcctggtggtaatgagactcgcttctcctaccccgagtgccctagctgcaagaggcaccatcggggagagtgcaaggggcagggatgttttcattgtggcatgcccgggcacttcaagagggaatgtccccagctccggccagaagcaccgagagctccagcgatgcccactccagccagggtattcgcgatcacgcaggctgatgcagatgccagcccatcagttgttacaggtcagattcttattaacgactcgctttattcagtgctgtttgattctggggctacacgttcttatgtggcggccagaatctttagtaagttgggtagaccctatgatagatatgagtcagggtttggaaccctgttacctggcggagaattggttatctccaataggtggattaggtctatgccgatcaggatagatggtagagagttgagcgctgatctgatagtgatgagcttagtcgaatttgatattattttaggaatggatttcctatctaaatattcggcgagcattgattgcaagaggaagatggtggtcttccaacctgaaagtgaagaaccgttcgtatttgtgggttcggttcagggatctcggatcccggtgatctcggctatgtcagcgagagaattattgcacggtgggtgcttagggtttctggccgtggtggtggacaccactcggccagacaccattcggccagaggacatcagagtggttcgggaatttttggacgtttttcccgaagaacttccagggttaccacctcatcgggagatcgacttcgtgattgacttggcaccaggggtggatccggtttccaaagccccgtataggatggctccagctgaacttaaggaattgaagattcagctccaagggttgcttgacatagggttcattcggcccagtgtgtcaccttggggagccccggttttgttcgtgaagaagaagga is a window from the Cannabis sativa cultivar Pink pepper isolate KNU-18-1 chromosome 1, ASM2916894v1, whole genome shotgun sequence genome containing:
- the LOC133033718 gene encoding F-box protein SKIP23-like isoform X1, which gives rise to MTMSLTKKKQKTITVHPDWARLPCHLLDLILEKLESFKDILRFYGVCVSWNSIVKHNKTKCLMKTSHQVPMLMVPNRKQHTWDMYDPMTNKFKEISKLHIPYDKRFGGSSQGWLVTVNRDFTVTLYKPYSTDHDSAIINLPCLFPPEVEDGDLEGLEDMREYCDQHIYKATITADPLINPNDYMVVVIYLHCWKIAIISPGRDNIWRKIDPDEEIFSDILFNSNKFYFLNHNHDTLSSYDSREPYCGTKVTWNNSDNWFGIKSYIVKSFEGDILQVLRRCEWKDSLTIRRTTKVNIFKLDFVDGGVKRVIVKSLGDAALFLGDNSSIYVRASNFLGCKSNCIYFSHDTDLISYGPQGVPCDCGIYNLGDNSYKKFTLLLDDEESTIISKMEAQPPIWIQPILNL
- the LOC133033718 gene encoding uncharacterized protein LOC133033718 isoform X2; the protein is MTMSLTKKKQKTITVHPEVEDGDLEGLEDMREYCDQHIYKATITADPLINPNDYMVVVIYLHCWKIAIISPGRDNIWRKIDPDEEIFSDILFNSNKFYFLNHNHDTLSSYDSREPYCGTKVTWNNSDNWFGIKSYIVKSFEGDILQVLRRCEWKDSLTIRRTTKVNIFKLDFVDGGVKRVIVKSLGDAALFLGDNSSIYVRASNFLGCKSNCIYFSHDTDLISYGPQGVPCDCGIYNLGDNSYKKFTLLLDDEESTIISKMEAQPPIWIQPILNL